NNNNNNNNNNNNNNNNNNNNNNNNNNNNNNNNNNNNNNNNNNNNNNNNNNNNNNNNNNNNNNNNNNNNNNNNNNNNNNNNNNNNNNNNNNNNNNNNNNNNNNNNNNNNNNNNNNNNNNNNNNNNNNNNNNNNNNNNNNNNNNNNNNNNNNNNNNNNNNNNNNNNNNNNNNNNNNNNNNNNNNNNNNNNNNNNNNNNNNNNNNNNNNNNNNNNNNNNNNNNNNNNNNNNNNNNNNNNNNNNNNNNNNNNNNNNNNNNNNNNNNNNNNNNNNNNNNNNNNNNNNNNNNNNNNNNNNNNNNNNNNNNNNNNNNNTGGTGAACTGACAGTTACCTCTACGGTTAATTAACAACTGTAGATAAATGGGATGCACTTGGGAGGGGGTGCAGCGAGCAGATTTAGATAGTAAAGCTTAGAGAACGATGACGGCCCGCCTTagcgaagtctgatatgcggcgaggatgagtgatcatgagtgagtgagataagtaaatataaacaaaatactgAGTTTAGTATGCACACAGGTTGCGACGATGGCTCATACACGTGCGGGAAAAGCTGCCAGACGACGTGCAACCGTCACTGTCTGATCCGTGCTGTCACCATCACTCTTCTGATAGCTTCATTTTTCGGAGTGGGACTTTGTATCGCCATGTATGTCTCTGCCATAATGAACAACAATACGGTATGTCTTTCCTCTTTGTCTCAGTAAAGTACACATTTATGTTGAGGTTTGAATTCGTATTCCGACACAGCTTATAAGATCAGAATGCTTCTATCAGAATAGGGAAACATTTAGTATGAAAGGAAAgataaacaaacatttgaagtaaTCAATGTGTCAAGTAGCATCAAACAGATACCAATACTATGTTattatttgacttttttttttttaatgatgtgCAAGTAAAATGTGAACACTTTTTGATGTGACCATTTCGTTTTTACCATGAATAGCCTTCGGAAAAAATCGATGCATCAGCTTCACCCGGACGGATGACTGGAATAACTTCCGAAGACGCATCGCCACTTTTGGAGACAAGTACCCCTCCTTGGTCAGCCGGCCCACAGGTCATCATTGCTCCGCCTAATATGACGGCTACAGGGGCAGAGGTGACGGCTACACCGCCAAAGTCGACAGCTACACCACTAAGCGTTGCAGCTACACCTCCAAAGGCGACAGCTACACCATCAGAGGCAACAACTATGATGCAGGAGGCGACAACTGCGCCACCAAAAGTGACAACCACACTGCAACAGGCTACAACTACACTGCCAAAAGTGACAACTACACCGCAACAGGTGACAACAACTCAGACGACAACTACTCAGACGACAACTACTCAGACGACAACTACTCAGACGACAACTATTCAGATGACAACGACAACGCAAGAGGTGACAACTTCACTGTCAGCAACGACTTCATTTCAAGAGAAGACCACTACATTGCCTAAGAAGACAATCAAAGCACTTGAGTCAGCAGGTATTAATTGAACTATATTCTACTTCTACAATAAGGGCACTTCGATATGGCTTGTTATTTTAACGTGTAATTAATTGTTTCTTTCAATGCCTTTTCTGTAAGCTGTCTGATAAACATCGAAACGTAAACAGGTGAGACCTTAAAGGTTGTGAAAAAAAGAACACGCCAATATCCTATATTTAACCAACCTGCTGAAATTAATTTCGGAAATATAAAATCTTtactgacacaacaaaagtacagcgactttcgccTGTACTGTTTTGTTGGCATTTATGGGCGCCACCATTTTGATTTGCGGTGTATGGCGGGAAGGGTGGCGCCATTTGGATTTGATGGATTAGCGTGTTGTATGAAGTGATGTGATGAGATGACTAGAAAATGTgatcttgtcggaaacggcaagAGCCGGAAGCATGAAGGgatagtgtgttgtatgaagggattggatgggttggttaggaaatgtgatcttgtggtcttgttgaatttatctatcgataTGTTTCAGCTGCCTGGCGCTGCCAAGCGAGCTACAGCCTTCGCGCAGGAACATGCCTCAAGCTTTACACCGAGAGGCTGACCCATCATTCTGCGTGCCATCATTGTGAGAAGGACAGAGCAACGCTTGCCATGCCGAAAACTAAAGAGCTGCACGTCGCGCTGAAACATCTGATCATGTGGATGGACTACGATAATGGTTACTGGATCGGACTGGAGGAAAAAAGACACACCTGGAAATGGATGGACGGGTCTCCTCTACTAACCAACCACTTCCAGGTATGTTGGCTCTCTCCTTTCTATAGCTGTTCAAAAGTTTGTAGAATAGATTTATGAAAACATTAGTACGTCTGCAAATTCTGGGATTTGGTTATAAATCAATCCAATGTCAACTTGATCTTATTTGACTTCTTCTCCTCgatccttttcttcttcttacacCACTATGAATATGTAAAATTCTATTTGATTTGTCACTAGAAGTAAAACAGAGGTATGCTTCAGTCATATGATTGGCACTACTTTTTGACATAagccttttctttttgtatgcaggtatggtccCCGGAAGAACCAAGCAATATTATTAATGATTTTATATTCCCGAGACTCTGCATACAAATGTACGGTAACGCTATGTGGGACGACACCGAGTGCATGCGCAAAAAGTGGTTCATCTGTCAGGCTCCTCCCATTCCACCCGCTTAGATTCGAATCCACGATATACAACTCTAGTTTCCACCTGACTGACTACGTAGCCTCCGTGGCTGTCTCCGAACGgagctgtttttttgttttcttcattttttttggggggggggtctgttTCGCGATTTTAAAccttggctaggttctcttatgcgaaccagcccccctcccccaaaccaGAAAGAAAACGAACCccgctggctgttatagggagatTAACtggccaggggagttttgctaccagaggagttggccagCCGCGCGCGCAGCCGGAGGGAACACattaaccttagcgtggactgactcccctggccgattttttgccgaaatcTACGTTCCCCGTATTtcccgtaggaaggcctagtTAATACTAGGACTCTGTTCGGTTCGTACACCTGCCGTTTCCACTATCGGGACTTCGCCACTACCCAGCTGTAAGCAAATCAGAGAATATGCCGTTGTGTTGTCTGAAGGGCGAGCACGTGACAACAAGTTATGCTTGTTCATGTTCATGGCCTAAACTCATCTATAAACATACCACAACGCTCCGCCAAGGCGGTTCGACAGTCCTTTCTGCCTTTCTAGCTTGTTTATCGGGTACCAAATTTGAGATCTGTAGGATCGCCGCATTACCGAATACTTCCCCAAAACACTACGAAGTCTACGAAGCcagcaaaaaaaataacattagtTTTGTGCGTATTTGTTTTTAATAGCAATTGACACAACAATATAATTTTCACTCATGAGTGATATTCTATAGAATATCTCAACAGCCTAAAACTAAAGTGCATGAAGCTGAAAAAAGACGAAAGTATATGTAAGAAAAGTCAATGGAAGGATCCGGATGGATACGAAAGCTGATATGAATTGAAACAACCATACAAATTCAATGTTTTCCTACAAGTCTATGAATACTGATctatgaattataaaaaaaagtcataCTATCAATAATCACGCCTcttaaacaaaatcatcaacatcTGAGTAGGAGACATGTGCAGTGCGGCAGCATCCCGCTTGGTGTCGCTAAACTACAAGTTCGATACATGCGATAAATTGTCTATCATTTGTCTGTACCAACTGTCTAAGAAATTGTTGAAAGCCGTAAACAGAACATCCCAAACGCCATGGCGGACGCAAGCTACAATGACGATCCAGTGTACGACTCCGATGACGAGTTACCGAGCCTGGTGTCAGTCGGCGGCTTCGATGCAGACGACTCCGACGACGGTTACGAATCGGACGACATCTATGGACCGCTGGAGAATGCCTTTCAACAGGAGCAACACGTTGAGCCAGCCGTTCAAGATGACATCGCGAGATAGTCCCCAAAATACGCGTGGAGACAGGCCCAACCCGTGGATCCCAGAGGATACAGCAAAGGTACGGGAGCCAATGACTGTAAAAGTTTGCAAAACAATATTGTCCTTGGACTTGGAAAAATATCAACGGATGAAAACTTCACCAATACGCGGCCCGAAGAGGTTCAACGTTCTACCATCCAAACCTGTGCTGGACTGTGCTAAACACGACAAAAATTACATAATTTACCTTGCAGCAAGGTCTGGCAAGAAAACTTGGACAGATTTAAATTGCAAACGAATGTCAGTGCTGTATCAGTGCTGTAAATGTAGTATCCTTATTGTTACTTCTCGCTAGGCGTCTAGCACGTATACTTTAAAAacatatcataatttttttcattattgatatatataaacatgaaaatattatCTTTTTATCTTTGTTAGTACTTTTTACTTTGCTTGAATACATTACAATTTTGTTCAGTTACCTGTTTAGAACACTTTTAGAACACCTCAATAGTTTCCTGTGttgtttactttagaacaccgCAGCCgttacctgttttgtttatttagaacataagaagTATTCTTTGTTCCACAAGACCTGTATAtacttttattctattttcgCTGACGAAGAGCAGCGGACGCTGTTCGAAACGTCTAATTAGAATTTGATA
The window above is part of the Branchiostoma floridae strain S238N-H82 chromosome 14, Bfl_VNyyK, whole genome shotgun sequence genome. Proteins encoded here:
- the LOC118430091 gene encoding uncharacterized protein PB18E9.04c-like, yielding MYVSAIMNNNTPSEKIDASASPGRMTGITSEDASPLLETSTPPWSAGPQVIIAPPNMTATGAEVTATPPKSTATPLSVAATPPKATATPSEATTMMQEATTAPPKVTTTLQQATTTLPKVTTTPQQVTTTQTTTTQTTTTQTTTTQTTTIQMTTTTQEVTTSLSATTSFQEKTTTLPKKTIKALESAGIN